In a genomic window of Methylophaga thalassica:
- a CDS encoding 5-(carboxyamino)imidazole ribonucleotide synthase, translating to MNTQILPGSTLGMLGGGQLGRMFTSAAQIMGYKVVVLDPDPQSPAGVIADQHICAAYDDEKALDDMAKLCAAITTEFENIPAQTLAFLEQKTIVHPSSKALASTQNRNVEKNFIASLGIQTAPFFAIRQQQDIAEAEKVIGFPAILKVATFGYDGKGQTPCKTVEDVYAGFEALGEKECVLEQRIDLDKEISVVLARSQTGTIINFPVAENVHVNGILHTTTVPTSVAAEQAQKAIQMANDIAKGLGYVGTMAVEFFVSQSGEIIANEIAPRPHNSGHYTLDACHTSQFEQQVRMLCGLPAGDCDLITPVVMVNLLGDVWGNSQPHWETLLSETNIKLHLYGKQEARPGRKMGHFNVLAETVDQAMQQADTCFENLKAD from the coding sequence ATGAATACACAGATTTTACCCGGTTCAACATTAGGTATGCTGGGTGGAGGTCAACTTGGCCGCATGTTTACCTCTGCTGCTCAAATCATGGGGTATAAGGTTGTGGTTCTCGATCCTGATCCACAAAGTCCAGCTGGTGTTATTGCTGATCAGCATATCTGTGCTGCTTACGATGATGAAAAAGCATTAGATGATATGGCAAAGCTGTGTGCTGCCATCACTACTGAATTTGAGAACATTCCTGCGCAGACATTAGCTTTTCTTGAGCAAAAAACTATAGTTCATCCATCATCCAAAGCCTTGGCTTCAACGCAAAACCGTAATGTTGAGAAAAACTTCATCGCCTCTCTCGGCATTCAAACAGCGCCTTTTTTCGCCATCCGTCAGCAACAAGATATCGCAGAAGCTGAAAAAGTCATTGGTTTTCCAGCTATCCTCAAAGTAGCGACCTTTGGTTACGATGGCAAAGGCCAAACCCCTTGCAAAACGGTTGAAGATGTTTATGCCGGATTTGAAGCATTAGGTGAAAAAGAGTGTGTTTTAGAACAACGAATTGATTTGGATAAAGAAATCTCCGTTGTTCTGGCCAGAAGTCAAACCGGCACCATTATTAATTTTCCAGTTGCAGAAAATGTCCATGTGAATGGTATTTTGCATACAACTACAGTCCCCACCTCCGTCGCTGCTGAACAAGCGCAAAAGGCCATTCAAATGGCTAATGATATTGCTAAAGGGCTAGGTTACGTAGGCACGATGGCTGTAGAGTTTTTTGTCAGTCAATCAGGCGAAATCATTGCTAATGAAATAGCACCCCGCCCTCATAATTCTGGTCATTACACACTTGATGCCTGCCACACATCACAATTTGAACAGCAAGTTCGTATGTTATGCGGCTTACCTGCCGGAGATTGTGACCTGATCACCCCGGTCGTTATGGTGAACTTATTAGGCGATGTATGGGGTAACAGTCAGCCTCACTGGGAAACCTTACTATCAGAAACAAATATCAAACTGCATTTATATGGTAAACAAGAAGCACGACCTGGTCGAAAAATGGGACACTTCAATGTTCTGGCTGAAACCGTTGATCAAGCGATGCAGCAAGCCGACACTTGTTTTGAAAATTTAAAAGCAGATTGA
- a CDS encoding SelT/SelW/SelH family protein, protein MTTKHNHISISYCTQCRWLLRASWMAQELLTTFDDEITSLTLIPATGGLFEVRANDELLWSRKEQGRFPEITELKQLVRDIIAPDRSLGHSDKKPSSDNQS, encoded by the coding sequence TTGACGACTAAACATAATCATATTTCCATCAGTTACTGTACACAGTGCCGCTGGTTACTGAGAGCCAGCTGGATGGCACAAGAACTGTTGACAACATTTGATGATGAAATCACTTCACTGACGTTGATTCCGGCCACAGGTGGCCTTTTCGAAGTGCGAGCGAATGATGAACTACTATGGTCGCGAAAAGAACAAGGTCGTTTTCCTGAGATTACAGAGTTAAAGCAACTGGTGCGTGATATCATCGCTCCTGACAGGTCTTTGGGCCATAGTGATAAGAAACCAAGCTCTGATAATCAATCTTAA